From the Sediminitomix flava genome, one window contains:
- a CDS encoding ArsR/SmtB family transcription factor, producing the protein MEIEADRIERTAFILKTIAHPVRLKIIELLRDRERMTVGELCEALNCEQSLTSHHLSNMKLKGILSSKREGKNMYYSLKEKDVTNILDCLKNCGCNMG; encoded by the coding sequence ATGGAAATTGAGGCAGACAGAATAGAACGAACGGCTTTTATTCTGAAAACGATTGCTCATCCTGTTCGTCTGAAAATCATTGAACTATTGAGAGATAGAGAAAGAATGACTGTGGGAGAGCTTTGTGAAGCTTTGAACTGCGAACAGTCATTGACTTCACATCATCTTTCGAATATGAAACTCAAAGGTATTTTGAGCTCGAAAAGAGAAGGAAAAAATATGTATTATTCGCTCAAAGAGAAAGATGTGACCAACATCTTGGACTGCTTGAAAAATTGCGGTTGCAATATGGGCTAA
- a CDS encoding DUF349 domain-containing protein has protein sequence MSSTTPIKEYKEITEYGYIKDGKVILRGYFDFQDREIGDVRESDEESLKYFVNRFDMVTKKVQAVKDSIHTAENKGSYLMKLIHMRTYLATYNGLGDFTKLYEEINVLEDEINEYIAKNRDKNFEIKTALLKEAQEAKYSTEWKDGTERFKELKMNWIKTGSAVKEEEEKLSEQFNDAMEFFFKRRGDFYQEMQRIMRDRLFKYRSLLNQVKRINRIGGGKEFVNEVKDIQNEWREVGKVPKMKINKTLYEFKKETAKFFNDLKSQRSSYRRKSPIEMKKELLETAESFLKSGSPYNIAKIKTLQNDWKQLGKLQAPEDKEYNLRFRIICNEIFESHFLERMAKNLHPDLYTKSDFEQLKIKMDLLRDSIKQDESELYEFNSRHGSNFNSNDPQDYQLYQQRNNFINKLKTKKRILQKLEDKLLML, from the coding sequence ATGTCATCAACTACCCCGATCAAAGAGTATAAGGAAATCACAGAGTACGGCTACATTAAAGACGGTAAGGTTATTCTTAGAGGCTACTTCGACTTTCAAGACCGAGAAATAGGCGATGTTAGAGAAAGTGATGAGGAAAGTTTAAAATATTTCGTTAATCGCTTTGATATGGTAACCAAAAAGGTTCAAGCAGTGAAAGATTCGATTCACACTGCAGAGAACAAAGGTTCATATCTCATGAAACTAATCCATATGCGTACTTACTTAGCGACTTACAATGGATTAGGTGATTTCACAAAACTCTATGAAGAAATCAATGTACTAGAAGATGAAATTAACGAGTACATTGCCAAAAACAGAGACAAAAACTTCGAAATCAAGACTGCTCTTTTAAAAGAAGCTCAAGAGGCTAAATATTCTACTGAATGGAAAGACGGCACTGAAAGATTCAAGGAATTAAAAATGAATTGGATCAAGACTGGTAGTGCTGTAAAAGAAGAAGAGGAAAAACTTTCAGAGCAATTCAATGATGCTATGGAATTCTTCTTCAAGAGACGTGGCGATTTCTACCAAGAAATGCAACGTATCATGCGTGACCGTCTGTTCAAGTACCGTAGCTTATTGAACCAAGTGAAGCGAATTAACCGTATTGGCGGTGGTAAAGAATTCGTGAACGAGGTTAAAGATATTCAAAACGAGTGGAGAGAAGTTGGTAAAGTGCCGAAGATGAAAATCAACAAGACACTTTACGAATTCAAGAAAGAAACAGCCAAATTCTTCAATGACCTTAAGAGTCAACGTTCTTCTTACAGAAGAAAATCTCCTATCGAGATGAAGAAAGAATTGTTGGAAACTGCAGAGTCTTTCTTGAAGAGTGGTTCTCCATACAATATTGCGAAGATCAAGACACTTCAAAACGACTGGAAGCAATTGGGTAAACTTCAAGCTCCAGAAGATAAAGAGTACAACTTGAGATTCCGTATTATCTGTAACGAAATCTTCGAAAGTCACTTCCTAGAAAGAATGGCGAAGAACTTGCACCCAGATTTATACACGAAATCTGATTTTGAGCAATTGAAAATCAAGATGGACTTGTTGAGAGATTCAATCAAACAAGACGAAAGCGAATTGTACGAATTCAATTCTCGTCATGGATCTAACTTCAATTCAAATGATCCTCAAGATTACCAATTGTATCAGCAACGTAACAACTTCATCAATAAGTTGAAAACGAAAAAGCGTATCCTTCAGAAATTGGAAGACAAGCTTTTGATGCTGTAA
- the ettA gene encoding energy-dependent translational throttle protein EttA, whose translation MSDEKIIFSMAGVNKIIPPSKQILKNIYLSFFYGAKIGVLGLNGSGKSTLLSIIAGKDKNYQGEVVFSPGYSVGLLEQEPELDPNKTVKEVVQEGAQEIVDLLKEFDEINAAFADPALMEDPDAMTKLIERQGEVQEKLDHHNAWELDSRLERAMDALRCPPEDAIIKNCSGGEKRRVALCRLLLQEPDILLLDEPTNHLDAESVHWLEQHLKQYKGTVIAVTHDRYFLDNVAGWILELDRGEGIPWKGNYSSWLEQKQNRLAQEEKQESKRQKTLQRELDWIRMAPKARQAKQKARINAYDKMAGEEAKEKEAKLELFIPPGPRLGTKVIEANGVAKAFGDKLLYEGMEFSLPQGGIVGIVGPNGVGKTTLFKMITGKENPDKGSFEVGETVQIAYVDQEHDNLDPNKSVWETISEGNELMMLGGKEVNSRAYVSKFNFAGGDQQKKVGDLSGGERNRVHLALALKEGGNLLLLDEPTNDLDVNTLRALEEALENFAGSAVIISHDRWFLDRIATHLLVFEGDSQVRFFEGNFTEYEEKRKQEVGDITPHRIRYKKLQ comes from the coding sequence ATGAGTGACGAAAAAATAATCTTTTCGATGGCAGGAGTGAATAAGATCATTCCGCCAAGTAAACAAATTTTGAAAAACATTTACCTTTCCTTCTTCTACGGTGCCAAAATTGGTGTTTTAGGTTTGAACGGATCGGGTAAATCTACCCTATTGAGCATTATTGCGGGGAAAGATAAAAACTACCAAGGTGAAGTAGTTTTCTCTCCGGGTTACTCGGTAGGATTGTTGGAGCAAGAGCCAGAACTTGATCCTAATAAAACAGTAAAAGAAGTTGTTCAGGAAGGTGCGCAAGAAATTGTAGACCTTTTGAAAGAGTTTGATGAAATCAATGCTGCTTTTGCAGACCCTGCATTGATGGAAGATCCAGACGCAATGACTAAGTTGATTGAGCGTCAAGGAGAAGTTCAAGAGAAACTTGATCATCATAATGCTTGGGAATTAGACAGCCGTTTGGAAAGAGCAATGGATGCTTTACGTTGTCCGCCTGAAGATGCAATCATCAAGAACTGTTCGGGTGGTGAGAAAAGACGTGTAGCACTTTGTCGTCTACTTTTACAAGAACCAGATATCTTACTTCTTGATGAGCCTACCAACCACTTGGATGCAGAGTCTGTACACTGGTTGGAGCAGCACTTGAAGCAATATAAAGGTACAGTAATCGCTGTAACTCACGACCGTTACTTCTTGGATAATGTAGCTGGTTGGATTCTTGAACTTGACCGTGGTGAAGGTATTCCTTGGAAAGGAAATTATTCTTCTTGGTTGGAGCAAAAGCAAAACCGTTTGGCACAAGAAGAGAAGCAAGAGTCTAAGCGTCAGAAAACACTTCAGCGTGAGTTGGACTGGATTCGTATGGCTCCGAAAGCTCGTCAAGCTAAACAAAAGGCACGTATCAATGCCTATGATAAAATGGCTGGCGAAGAAGCTAAAGAGAAAGAAGCTAAACTTGAGCTGTTCATTCCTCCAGGGCCACGTTTGGGTACTAAAGTGATTGAGGCAAATGGTGTAGCAAAAGCATTTGGTGACAAGCTTCTTTATGAAGGAATGGAATTCTCTCTTCCTCAAGGTGGTATTGTAGGTATTGTAGGACCTAACGGAGTTGGTAAAACTACTTTATTCAAAATGATTACTGGAAAAGAAAATCCAGATAAAGGGTCATTTGAAGTTGGGGAAACAGTACAGATTGCCTACGTAGATCAAGAACACGATAACCTTGATCCGAACAAATCTGTTTGGGAGACAATCTCTGAAGGAAATGAGTTGATGATGCTCGGTGGCAAAGAGGTAAACTCTAGAGCTTATGTAAGTAAATTCAACTTTGCAGGTGGAGATCAGCAAAAGAAAGTGGGAGATCTTTCTGGGGGTGAGCGCAACAGAGTACATCTTGCATTGGCATTGAAAGAAGGTGGTAACTTATTGCTTCTTGATGAGCCTACCAACGACTTGGATGTAAACACGCTTCGTGCTTTGGAAGAAGCATTGGAGAACTTTGCAGGAAGTGCCGTGATTATTTCTCACGACCGTTGGTTCTTGGATAGAATTGCAACACACCTTTTGGTATTTGAAGGTGATTCTCAAGTAAGATTCTTTGAGGGTAACTTTACTGAATACGAAGAGAAGCGTAAGCAAGAAGTTGGAGATATTACTCCTCATCGTATCAGATACAAGAAATTGCAATAG
- a CDS encoding hydratase: MSMPFEKAAKELLNRRKAGVKAPQLPEDIRPKSLDDALAIHQEMLKQKGDAGGWKCLLPPSEGQIIAAPIFMDSVQRGETVSLIEDNSMARIEPEIAFVLEKDLPANTEGYSNEEIDAAIGNCHMALELMQARFDAESGATFYEKLADCMVNQGLFIGPEIERELAYKASEIFIDIEQEGLSITKEGKHPNELPQNPLHWFINYMTKRGQSFKAGEAIITGSYAGIVEVDFDLETTISYKGLGEYKVTFKRK, from the coding sequence ATGAGTATGCCTTTTGAAAAAGCTGCCAAAGAGTTATTGAATCGTAGAAAAGCTGGAGTAAAAGCTCCACAACTTCCTGAAGATATTCGACCTAAATCCCTTGATGATGCCCTAGCGATCCACCAAGAAATGCTAAAACAAAAAGGTGATGCTGGAGGATGGAAATGTCTTTTACCTCCTTCTGAAGGTCAAATTATAGCAGCCCCTATTTTTATGGATTCGGTTCAAAGAGGAGAAACTGTTTCTTTGATTGAAGATAACAGCATGGCTCGTATAGAACCAGAAATTGCTTTTGTCTTAGAGAAAGATTTACCTGCAAATACAGAAGGTTATAGCAATGAAGAAATTGATGCTGCAATAGGAAATTGTCATATGGCATTGGAGCTTATGCAAGCTCGTTTTGATGCTGAATCGGGTGCTACATTTTATGAAAAACTAGCCGACTGTATGGTAAACCAAGGTTTATTCATTGGGCCAGAAATAGAAAGAGAGTTAGCCTATAAAGCTTCTGAAATCTTCATTGATATTGAGCAAGAAGGACTCTCGATTACAAAAGAAGGAAAACACCCGAATGAACTTCCTCAAAATCCACTTCATTGGTTTATCAACTATATGACAAAACGTGGACAGTCTTTTAAAGCTGGTGAAGCTATAATCACAGGTTCATATGCAGGAATTGTAGAAGTAGACTTCGATCTTGAAACTACAATTAGTTATAAAGGACTAGGTGAGTATAAAGTAACTTTTAAAAGAAAGTAG
- the mutL gene encoding DNA mismatch repair endonuclease MutL, with translation MQDIIRLLPESLANQIAAGEVVQRPSSVVKELLENAIDAKATQIHLIVKDAGKTLIQIIDNGKGMSETDARMSFERHATSKISSSDDLFAIRTFGFRGEALASIAAVAQVELKTRTEKQETGTLIEIEGSKIEKQEAVATPKGTSIAVKNLFFNVPARRKFLKSDAVEFKHVLEEFQRVALTNPQVSMSLHHNDQEIYNLRNGKPAKRIIGLFGKSYQEQLIPCQEDLEVIKVEGYIGKPESSKRTKGEQFFFVNGRYIRHASLHHAVMNAFEGLLPDGNYPFYKLSIEIDPKDVDVNVHPTKTEVKFSDERTVYAVVSAAVKQALASYGIAPSIDFGIDVNFAKDNQPHMPTSFENTSEPTETTTAFSKFSDLGAEPPHVDFGADLDFSTTEDKPAVTKISSRMNDWKDENSTPPPVMKPWNNNTSSGIDPFNDVDLNIPSENEESQATELRFSSAANTETSSDEINESEKREPIQIRDSYILFQVKSGFMLMDQEAAHERVLYERFMQQINNNSGVSQKLLFPRTLELNPVDLALLAEFRHEIEALGFSIEVAGKTKVIISGMPVAIKDSSEKETLEGIIEQLKLNKSELELSNTQNIARSLAKRTCIKKGDHLEKEEMNAIVEQLFACPTPSYAPDGRKTIVMMNLNEIEALFV, from the coding sequence ATGCAAGATATTATCCGTTTACTTCCAGAATCATTGGCTAACCAAATTGCCGCAGGAGAGGTCGTTCAGCGTCCTTCTTCTGTAGTGAAAGAACTTTTGGAAAATGCCATTGATGCCAAAGCTACTCAGATACATCTCATTGTGAAAGATGCTGGAAAAACTCTTATCCAGATCATTGACAATGGAAAAGGTATGTCTGAAACGGATGCCCGCATGTCTTTCGAACGCCACGCTACTTCTAAAATCTCTTCAAGCGATGACCTTTTTGCAATCCGTACATTTGGTTTCAGAGGTGAAGCTCTTGCCTCTATTGCCGCTGTTGCTCAAGTAGAGTTGAAAACTCGTACTGAGAAACAAGAAACAGGTACATTGATTGAAATTGAAGGTTCCAAAATTGAAAAACAAGAAGCTGTCGCTACACCAAAAGGAACATCTATTGCTGTCAAGAACTTATTCTTCAATGTTCCTGCTCGCAGAAAATTCTTAAAGTCTGATGCGGTTGAGTTCAAACACGTTCTTGAAGAATTCCAACGTGTTGCATTAACTAACCCACAAGTCAGTATGTCTCTTCATCACAACGATCAAGAGATTTACAACCTTCGTAATGGCAAACCAGCCAAACGAATCATTGGATTATTTGGCAAATCTTACCAAGAGCAATTGATCCCTTGCCAAGAAGACTTAGAAGTAATCAAGGTTGAAGGCTATATTGGAAAACCAGAATCGTCTAAAAGAACCAAAGGAGAGCAATTCTTCTTTGTAAATGGAAGATATATCAGACATGCCTCATTGCATCATGCTGTCATGAATGCCTTTGAAGGTTTGTTACCCGATGGAAACTACCCATTCTATAAACTTTCGATCGAAATTGATCCGAAAGATGTAGACGTCAATGTGCACCCAACCAAAACAGAGGTGAAATTTTCAGATGAAAGAACGGTTTATGCCGTTGTTTCTGCTGCAGTAAAACAAGCATTGGCAAGTTACGGAATTGCCCCATCTATTGACTTTGGTATTGATGTAAACTTTGCCAAAGACAATCAACCTCATATGCCAACTTCTTTTGAGAATACTTCAGAACCAACTGAAACGACTACAGCTTTCAGTAAATTCTCTGATTTGGGTGCTGAACCCCCTCATGTAGATTTTGGTGCTGACTTAGACTTCTCAACAACGGAAGATAAGCCGGCAGTTACTAAAATTTCTTCACGAATGAATGACTGGAAAGATGAGAACTCAACTCCTCCTCCAGTTATGAAGCCTTGGAATAACAACACAAGCTCAGGCATTGATCCATTCAATGATGTTGACTTGAATATTCCTTCGGAAAATGAAGAATCACAAGCTACAGAACTTCGTTTCAGTAGTGCTGCCAACACAGAAACGTCTTCAGACGAAATCAACGAAAGTGAAAAACGTGAACCTATCCAAATCAGAGATAGCTATATCCTTTTCCAAGTGAAATCAGGATTTATGCTGATGGATCAGGAAGCTGCTCACGAACGTGTGCTTTACGAACGTTTTATGCAGCAAATCAATAATAACTCTGGTGTTTCTCAGAAGTTACTGTTCCCTCGTACGCTTGAATTAAATCCTGTTGACTTGGCTCTACTTGCTGAGTTCAGACATGAAATTGAAGCCCTTGGTTTCTCTATTGAAGTAGCAGGAAAAACAAAAGTGATTATTAGTGGAATGCCTGTGGCTATCAAAGATTCTAGTGAAAAAGAAACCCTAGAAGGTATCATTGAACAATTGAAGCTCAACAAAAGCGAGCTAGAACTTTCTAATACACAAAATATAGCTAGATCGTTGGCTAAAAGAACGTGTATCAAGAAAGGAGATCATTTGGAAAAAGAAGAGATGAATGCGATTGTAGAACAGCTTTTTGCTTGTCCTACTCCAAGCTACGCTCCTGATGGTCGTAAGACAATTGTGATGATGAACTTGAATGAGATTGAGGCGCTATTTGTATAG
- a CDS encoding sugar O-acetyltransferase: MTEKEKMLSGKPYKAFGDELFQERQFAKEIIYEFNNLPPKQVEKRNELIRKLLGSTQDTFFIEPPFRCDYGYNIEIGQNFYSNYNLTILDCAKVKIGNNVLLGPNVSLYAAGHPLHFEKRNEEYEYAFPITIGDNVWIGGNVVVNANISIGENTVIGSGSVVTRDIPSNVLAAGNPCKVIREITEEDKLYYFRKEKF; encoded by the coding sequence ATGACTGAAAAAGAAAAAATGCTTTCGGGAAAGCCCTATAAAGCTTTTGGCGATGAATTATTCCAAGAAAGACAATTTGCAAAGGAAATCATCTATGAGTTCAATAATCTGCCACCAAAGCAAGTGGAGAAAAGGAATGAGTTGATTCGAAAACTATTAGGGAGTACACAAGACACATTTTTTATTGAGCCACCTTTTAGGTGTGACTATGGCTATAACATAGAAATTGGTCAGAACTTCTATTCAAATTATAACCTAACTATTTTGGATTGTGCAAAAGTCAAAATAGGTAACAATGTACTTCTCGGCCCTAATGTGAGTTTATATGCAGCAGGGCATCCGTTGCATTTTGAGAAAAGGAATGAAGAATATGAATATGCATTTCCTATCACAATCGGTGATAATGTTTGGATTGGTGGAAATGTGGTAGTCAATGCAAATATTAGCATAGGAGAAAACACTGTAATTGGCTCTGGAAGTGTAGTGACGAGAGATATTCCTAGTAATGTATTGGCTGCCGGAAATCCTTGTAAAGTCATAAGAGAAATTACAGAAGAGGATAAATTGTATTATTTCAGAAAGGAAAAGTTTTAA
- the gldE gene encoding gliding motility-associated protein GldE, with the protein MEDPVEPDTAHSFLMVLSDLSFSELPLVAISVTLFLLVISALVSGSEVAFFSLSNEQLKTCEEKGDATDKNILSLLGNPKLLLATILILNNLVNVAIVTISAYATWQIADMLEISRTSPSVIFLQTIVVTAAIVFFGEIVPKLYASQQNLTFARLTAKMLSVSMSILKPFSWLLTVVGNRLEKRLEGNQSNMALSVNELNEAVEIITEDEQNDNAEEILKGVVNFSGKMVTQIMKSRMDLTAVDIETNFHELMGIINDSGFSRIPIYQDTIDKIKGILYIKDLLPYLDKGEDFDWQELIRSEVFFIPESKRLDELLRDFQSRRVHMAIIVDEYGGTTGLVTLEDVIEEIVGEINDEFDEAEPSYYKKLDQFTFMFDAKTSLSDFCKTVDLPMDIFEDARGDSESLGGLILELFKKMPLSGEEIEFSNIVFTVGNVTKKRIKSVKVFFKEKATA; encoded by the coding sequence TTGGAAGATCCAGTCGAACCCGATACGGCACATTCATTCTTGATGGTCTTATCCGACTTATCATTTTCGGAGCTGCCACTTGTGGCAATTTCGGTCACCCTTTTTCTATTGGTGATATCTGCCCTTGTATCAGGCTCTGAAGTGGCTTTTTTCTCACTCTCTAACGAACAACTTAAAACTTGTGAAGAAAAAGGCGATGCCACTGACAAGAATATCCTCAGCCTCTTGGGGAATCCAAAACTCTTGTTAGCCACTATACTTATTCTCAACAACTTGGTAAACGTAGCTATCGTAACCATCTCTGCCTATGCCACTTGGCAAATTGCAGATATGTTGGAAATAAGCAGAACAAGTCCGAGTGTTATATTTCTACAAACTATCGTAGTGACTGCTGCTATTGTATTTTTTGGTGAAATTGTACCAAAATTATACGCATCACAGCAAAACCTCACTTTCGCGAGACTGACCGCTAAAATGCTTTCGGTTTCTATGTCTATTCTAAAACCTTTTTCGTGGCTACTCACAGTGGTCGGAAATCGATTGGAGAAAAGACTTGAAGGAAATCAAAGTAACATGGCTCTTTCAGTCAATGAATTGAACGAAGCTGTAGAAATCATTACCGAAGACGAACAGAATGATAATGCCGAAGAGATTCTTAAAGGAGTCGTAAACTTCAGTGGTAAAATGGTTACACAGATCATGAAGTCTCGAATGGACCTCACTGCTGTAGATATCGAGACTAATTTCCATGAGCTTATGGGGATTATCAATGATTCTGGATTTTCAAGAATTCCTATTTATCAAGATACCATCGATAAAATCAAAGGAATTCTCTACATCAAAGACCTTCTTCCTTATCTAGACAAAGGCGAGGACTTCGATTGGCAAGAGCTAATCCGCTCAGAGGTTTTCTTCATTCCAGAAAGCAAAAGGCTAGACGAACTACTTCGAGATTTCCAATCAAGAAGAGTTCATATGGCTATTATTGTAGATGAATATGGAGGAACAACAGGCTTGGTTACTCTTGAAGATGTGATTGAAGAGATTGTTGGAGAAATCAATGATGAATTCGACGAAGCAGAGCCTTCTTATTACAAAAAGCTAGATCAGTTCACTTTCATGTTTGATGCAAAAACATCATTGAGTGACTTTTGTAAAACAGTCGATCTGCCTATGGATATCTTCGAAGATGCAAGAGGAGATAGTGAATCTCTTGGAGGACTGATTCTTGAGCTCTTCAAAAAAATGCCTTTATCAGGTGAAGAAATTGAATTTTCAAACATCGTCTTTACGGTTGGTAATGTCACCAAAAAGCGAATAAAATCAGTCAAAGTTTTCTTCAAGGAGAAAGCTACAGCTTAA
- a CDS encoding single-stranded DNA-binding protein: protein MAGINKVILIGNLGRDPEIRHFEGGSSVATFSIATSENWQDKSGEWKEETQWHNIVAWRWLAQRAEQYLKKGSRVYIEGKLTNRSYDKDGQTRYITEVVANNLMLLDPRPEAGGAPGGYSAPGAADMPNQMNQQPPSGTTNEPDAMNGGSEGEVDDLPF from the coding sequence ATGGCAGGAATAAATAAAGTTATTCTTATCGGTAACCTTGGTAGAGACCCAGAAATCAGACACTTTGAAGGCGGCTCATCTGTAGCAACCTTTTCAATTGCAACTTCAGAAAACTGGCAAGACAAAAGCGGGGAGTGGAAAGAAGAAACTCAATGGCACAATATTGTAGCTTGGAGATGGCTTGCACAACGCGCAGAACAATACTTGAAAAAAGGTAGCAGAGTCTACATTGAAGGTAAATTAACAAACCGCTCTTACGATAAAGACGGACAAACAAGATACATTACAGAGGTTGTGGCTAACAATTTAATGCTTCTAGATCCTCGTCCGGAAGCTGGTGGCGCACCAGGCGGATACAGTGCTCCGGGTGCAGCAGATATGCCAAACCAAATGAATCAACAACCTCCATCTGGTACAACAAATGAACCAGACGCAATGAATGGTGGTTCTGAAGGCGAAGTTGACGACTTGCCGTTCTAA
- the mutY gene encoding A/G-specific adenine glycosylase, whose translation MSDFSNKLIEWYELNKRDLPWRNTKDPYKIWLSEIILQQTRVQQGLPYYLAFEEAFPTIQNFANATEEEVLRLWQGLGYYSRARNMHFTAKHISENLSSEFPTNFKDLLKLKGVGNYTAAAIASFAFGEKVATVDGNVYRVLSRIFGIDSPINSTNGIKEFAEVANTLISDTQPDTFNQALMEFGAIHCTPKSPNCLHCPFVQECEARKQNRVGELPVKLKKTKVTDRYFHYLVIEENEKYWIKERKGKGIWQGLYDFPLLESDHKELNLENIDQLTEDLELKTFLQENAPSQISEMYKHILSHQRLHIHFYHYKVDIEKSVSLFSEKDEYSLMDLDNIEKQPKPIIIHNYLNTYFY comes from the coding sequence ATGTCAGACTTCAGCAACAAACTTATTGAGTGGTATGAGCTAAACAAACGTGATTTGCCTTGGCGAAATACCAAAGACCCTTACAAAATTTGGCTTTCAGAAATTATTCTTCAGCAGACTAGAGTTCAACAAGGTTTGCCTTATTATCTCGCTTTTGAAGAAGCTTTCCCAACCATCCAAAACTTTGCAAATGCCACAGAAGAAGAAGTCTTACGCCTATGGCAAGGACTCGGTTATTATTCGAGAGCCAGAAATATGCATTTCACAGCCAAACACATTAGTGAAAATCTATCGAGCGAATTTCCGACAAACTTCAAAGATTTACTCAAACTAAAGGGTGTCGGAAACTACACTGCTGCTGCTATTGCCTCTTTTGCTTTCGGGGAAAAAGTAGCAACAGTAGATGGTAATGTTTACCGCGTGCTTTCAAGAATATTCGGCATTGATAGTCCTATAAATAGTACAAACGGAATCAAGGAGTTTGCCGAAGTAGCCAACACCTTAATTTCGGATACACAGCCCGATACTTTCAATCAAGCACTTATGGAATTTGGTGCAATTCATTGTACACCAAAGAGTCCAAACTGTTTGCATTGTCCTTTTGTACAAGAGTGTGAAGCAAGAAAACAGAACAGAGTAGGGGAATTGCCCGTAAAACTAAAGAAGACAAAAGTTACAGACCGTTATTTCCATTATTTGGTCATTGAAGAAAATGAAAAATATTGGATAAAAGAGCGAAAGGGTAAGGGCATTTGGCAAGGACTTTACGACTTCCCATTATTGGAAAGCGACCATAAAGAGTTAAATCTTGAAAACATAGATCAACTTACGGAAGACCTTGAATTAAAAACATTTCTGCAAGAGAATGCTCCTTCTCAAATCTCAGAAATGTACAAGCACATTTTATCGCACCAAAGACTCCATATTCATTTCTACCATTATAAGGTTGATATCGAAAAATCTGTATCTTTGTTCAGTGAGAAAGATGAGTATTCCTTGATGGATTTAGACAATATTGAGAAACAACCTAAACCAATCATCATTCATAATTATTTGAATACTTATTTTTATTGA
- a CDS encoding DUF2062 domain-containing protein, which yields MIKTYLQNKVIQPLLTLLKEGTTPQKLAASIVMGIAIGLFPILGTTTAIAAILAIVFRLNLVAIQIVNYAIYPIQLALIIPFIQGGATLFGKEAFPYTLDQLQEMFTEHFWETLQELGSVLLRAAAVWGITVIPLGFILYFILVPIFKKVQSKTANN from the coding sequence TTGATAAAGACATATTTACAGAATAAAGTCATTCAACCATTATTGACTTTACTGAAAGAGGGAACAACACCACAAAAATTAGCAGCTTCTATTGTAATGGGGATTGCCATCGGACTTTTCCCGATTTTAGGAACAACAACAGCCATTGCTGCCATTTTAGCAATTGTATTCAGATTGAATTTGGTAGCAATTCAGATCGTAAATTATGCGATTTATCCGATACAGTTGGCGCTCATCATTCCATTTATTCAAGGAGGAGCAACACTTTTTGGTAAAGAAGCCTTTCCATACACTTTGGATCAGCTACAAGAAATGTTTACCGAGCATTTTTGGGAAACCTTGCAAGAACTCGGTTCTGTTTTACTCCGTGCTGCCGCTGTTTGGGGGATTACAGTAATTCCACTAGGTTTCATCCTGTATTTTATTCTTGTTCCAATTTTTAAGAAAGTTCAATCCAAGACCGCTAACAACTAA